The Brassica napus cultivar Da-Ae chromosome C1, Da-Ae, whole genome shotgun sequence DNA segment ttgccggtttcggcggaaaacttgattttgctgTTTCGGTGGGACAAcgcgattttacagttttggcgggaaaactcgatttgccggttttgacaggaaaactcgattttgcggtttttgcgggaaaactcgattttgcggttttggcgagaaaacttgattttgtggttttggtgaaaaaactcaaattaggttttgacggaaaaacacacaatttttgttttttgacggAAAATCTTTATTCTTAGTTGTGGagcaaaaactcgattttgtgattttgggaggaaaacttttgattttgatgctcaacaaattggagaaaaaaatcatatcatatcttaatttttctagttttatctttaaaatttaaaaacaaaaataaaagaaatatttttttcaattaaatgagCTAACCTGGTACCAGCTCTAACTATTGATTATAATAGGGTTAAAATAGGTTTGGGTTAAAATTGTGCTGGGTTTATAATATAAACAGTAGAGGGTTGGGGAGTTAACATCCCTAACAGTAATACACATCGCTCATCACCGTCGTCTCATCGCTTCCCTTCTCCATAGTCCTCCGTCGTCCGACCAGACAGAAAAACCCTTAAAATGGTACGTACGATGCGCGTTGCTTGATTTTGATCGAATTCATGTTTCCTATCACGAAAATTAGGCCCTTGTTCTTTAGATCTGTCGATTGAATTTCGGGATTAACTATCAATATTTTCGATTGGGTGGATTGATCATCGAGTTTAGAAACTGTTTGTTCTGGATTAAACGTAACATGAAAATACAAGATCTGATGAGATGATCCATCATAAGTTGAGTAGGAATGTTTTATGCATTGAGTTTCTTGTTGCCTGCAAGATACGCATAGTAGCTCATGCTCATCCTTCATCAGTTTCTCCATGTTCATAAAGCTTCATGATCCTCCTTTGCATGTAATAGATTGATTATATTCTTAAGAGAgccttttctctctctaggaTGGGCATGATTCTGAGGATACTAAGCAGAGCACTGCTGATATGACTGCTTTTGTAAGTTTCCCATATATCCTTCTCtatacttttattatttattattcttaattttttagacAATTTCACTTTCGTTTTGTCACTGTCTGaatctttcttttcttatacGCAGGTCCAAAATCTTCTGCAGCAGATGGTGGGTTTAAGACTGGAAATTACAGCTTTGATAAGTTGATTCTGATTAgaattttggtattttttttgtgtgtttcagcAATCCAGGTTCCAGACAATGTCCGACTCCATCATCACAAAGAATATCCTTTTTTCATCATCAACTCTATATAGTTTTGCTTGgattaaaaacatatttgaaaatgtttCCCTTTTAGAGCAGGAATGATGATTCTTTAATATAAGGGAACTAACAATTATCTTAATGCCAAAATAGTTGTCCGTCTTTTTTCTCTGATTAAAGTATATCTTGAGATTCTAAATGTCTATATTCTATAGATAGCACCACATGTTTTTATGGTAGGGTATCATGTTAAGCTGCTCTTATATACACATTACTTATTGTTCTCCATGCGCTATATATATCCGTGAATTGATTTAAGTTTGGAATCTGTGGGAACTCAAATCACTGTCATCAAGTTGTGTGTCTGTGATCTGTCTCTTTTACATAAAATACGTGATCTCCTTGACTTTGATTGGTTAGCTCACTCGATGACATGGGAGGCAGAATCAATGAGCTGGAGCAAAGCATCAATGATCTAAGAGCCGAGATGGGAGTTGAAGGCACTCCTCCTGCTGCCTCCAAATCAGGCGATGAACCCAAAACACCCCCTAGTTCCACTTGAACACTAAGTGTCACATGATCTTCCTGCTTATGTATGCATCTGCAGAAACATTGTCAAGTTTGTTCAGGAGCAGTATTATTACTTTTAGATTTCAGTTTCAAAAGGCATGAACATGTTGTTGAGTTCATCAGATTGATTGATGGAGGATGTGGGTACATTACATTATTATGCACTTATGTTGACTTGCTTTCCATGTTGGTTTTGATGGATCTATACTCCGCTTGGTTATAGATTTATATTTCTATAGTCCGAATGTACAGCAATTACAACTTGTGTATACCCTAACAATCTATCATTATCGATTTTTATCAGTAGCAATCTGTGATGAGTTGTTTTATGCTTGTCTTGCGTTCCAAACTCTAAACCTATTTCTCGAGAATTTGGTCACAAAACTCCAAACCACTAGTTTCTACATAAAACTAACTCTAATTTATGTTTGCTCCAAATTATGACGAACTCGTATAACAAATGAAAGAATACACCAAACAAAAACGCGTAATAAATGAAGTAGTTGGTTTATATGCAACTATGGACAATTCTAATAATTGTAGTTTGCGTATTAAGTTAGGCATATATGGTTAGCTTTGATCATTGTTAAATGCTTCACCACAAATGATTTTAATGTaatcaattgaaaaacaaaCGATTAGTTGAAGTACTTGAAATGAATCAAAAGAAGGATTTCACGAGACTATTTGTAGACTCAAGTGTGATCGAGCCTACTACACTTGTAGATAGTTtctcattttcttaaaaatattatctagGCTTCAAATACCCGGTCTACACCCTAGACCAAACCGCTTGCTTCATTGGTTAACGGAATTGTTGAAGAATATCTGTTGTCTGAGAGACTAATTATAACTCTCGCGAATGTCAAAGACAAAAGGAGACGTTTGGTTTTGAGATCATTACTAAAGTTGGTTGGGTTTGGGCATTGTAACTAAAACCGCAGTACTAGCATATTTAAAAGAGTAACGGTACAATCTCAAGGTAGTAGTAGCCAGCCAAAAGAAGAAACATTTTCATGGTCTAATGATGCTCTGCTTCTTTAGCATTCTCATCAATCAACAGAGGTTCCACTTTCTCTTCTTTCGCCTCGCTTTTCTTATCCATTTGCCCTTCAGAATCTTTAGAGTTCTCTTGCAGCTGCAAGGAGAAACAAAAATGGTGAGAATCATGGAGGAGGATATTAAAAAGGCTGGTTTCTGTGCTGTGTTATATACCATTTTATCTACAAAAGATAGCGTAAGAAAAAAGAATTTAGAGTACTCACGCCTAAGCTTTTGAGGCTAGCAGAGACATCGTCTTGCTGCTGATTCAAGGTGGTTTTAAGATCTTTGAATTCCTGAAACAAACGCATAAAACATGCATCATGAAACAGAAACCAACCGGTAGGTAAGATATGTATGTGCCTGGGACTAACTATAAATACATACCTCACGGAGCTGCTCAACTTCAAGATTAAGAGTCTTCTTCAGCCCAGAGAGCTCCTATTACATTTACAGCAGCGAGTAAATaagagtttatatatatatatattttccgaGCAGAAACATTAAAATGTATAGAGAAGAGGAAGTACAGACCTCACGGTAGACTTGAACTTGGGTGTCAAGCTTACCTCTCCAACTTTGCAAGTCCTGTGAGAGATGTACGGTTGTCTTGGTttagaaagaagacaagagatgtctgaagaagatgagagagagagagaagatggtgctaaaaaaaaaaaaaaaacctgctTGAGATTTTGGATCCTGTTAAGCAACTCGGCCCTTGATTCGCTTAGTTCCTacagaagaataaaaaaaactcaaacatGGGGAAAGAGCTTGGCATGACTAAAAGGAGAAGATGGAAGCAAACACAGGTACGTACAGTGAGCTTGGAATCAACAGGATTGGTGTTTTCTTTCTTCTGCAGCAGAATAAGAAACAATCAAAAAGATCAACATCACATTTCACTTAAACATTCAACACTCAACACGCCTGGTATGTATAATTGAGGTTGTTGATAACTCAAAGACACAATTGCAAAGAACATAACCACAAATCCATCAAAACTACCAAGAAAAATTCTCTAATTTAGAAtaattatgcaaaaaaaaaaaacataaaaaaaatctgaagagATACACAAGGATTAGACAAGAAgcaccaaattaaaaaaattgcttTTGCAAGTGAATTGAAGCAGAATCTGAGATTGTAACTCTCATTTGTAAATAGAATCCCCtggactatatttgcgaagtgattttgccacatgtcatgtctacaatcaatttcagaaaacaaatatgacatggataattttatttaatgttgatttatatttttggcaaacttattagaatatggtaataattcatatattacatttaatattgatatttctttttggtaatttttttttaaatatggtaatagctcatacattatctataaaataaatatattcatatttaacatttcaaattttgaaatattattacttttgtataattatacaatttgtattaccaaagctttcaaaaatttctacaattaaaaaaaaaaaacaaatatctaatcgtaagatcattaggttcttatatatctacaaattttataaacattgtttagggtaaatttttgataattacacaattttatatcatttttattagttttatacaaattgatttaatatatatcaaatatatattaaatattagtaagaaaatagtaaaatctataatatttaataaattttacttttaaatataagttagatttaaaaaattccttaggaaaacacctagttttaCATTAAATCTACTGTTGAAATCCTCAGTAACAACAATAAAGAATTGAAAAAATCGAAAAGAGCAGAAACGAACTTGACTCGAGAATTAAAAATTGGAGATCTAGGGAGTTTCAGACAAAACACACGGATCATCTAGTTCCGAAATGTCTCACAGTTAATCCCAAACCCTCAATAACTtaattatttaactaataattatttatcaaccACCAAATCCGACAAACTCTCAATCTCAGACCACCATGCGTCCCTTGAATCGACAAAATTAAAGCGATTAGAGAGCAAATGAGAGAGAGATATTACCGGAGACGATGCGGAGACAAGAGCCGAAGGAGATGTTGAATCGGTTGTTTGGTCCGCCATCACAAATGTTATCTCTACGCCAAATTTCTCTGGTTGGGATTGATTGAAGAAATCAAATCGgttgacgaggaagaagaaagaagaagatgtatTGTTAAACTATAAGAGAGAGATTGGTAAATTGAGAAGCAAACAACTCGAGACTATTTAGTGATGTCTGTTGGGAGCGGAGTctcaattttcaaatattaaaaaaaaaacaaaattaataaaaaaaattaataatactcCCGTAAGTAATAGCAtcaacatttttcaaaaaaagactATTTTATATCTATGTGATTCTTTTTCCCAATACGTCTCGAACTTTACTCtcattttagaatattttttattttcaaatatagaaAATAAGAACACCACCGGTTATAAGGGAGTCTCTAATAGCGTGGATCCCACAAAAATGGTCGGTTCCAAAAGTCGTGAATGAAGAAACGACTGTGGTGGGTTTTTTGCACTGTTCACGGGTTCCACCGACATGTGCCGATCCGCGATtagttcatttttttaattttttttttttttaaatcagcgaaaataaaaaaggaaaaaagaaattagaaacCCATTTCACCGATAATGATGGTCTAAATATTCGTTCGTTTTGGTTGGCCACAATGTCAGTTCAGTCGAAACTGAAACGCTGTGGAATCCAGTAAAATGTTTGACTTTTACTCCATATCATATCCGCTGCTCTCATTTTTGTAaccattttagtttttatataaaatcttaGGTCATCTTTTTACACATTATCAAAGATTAATGAAATTAGCTGAGTAAATTTGGTTGTTTACATGCGTACTCTCTTCTTTCTACCCTTTCAACTTTATTCTCAAGAACTCAAAACTCGTGCTTTTTGATGTCACcaacaagaagaaaacaatgTATTGTATAAGGAACCAAGCAGAAACCGGCAAGTGATGAAGAGTGTGTCTTATTTAGTGTAAGGAAGAGAAGCAAGAAAAGCGAGAGTAAAAGGAGACGTGGATTTTCCAAACTGTGAGCAATATGTTGGAAGTCTTTCGAGAACCCTTTGCACTTGTGGAGTGATACGATCAAAGTCAGTTCTCAGTTTCAACACAGGTCtctgcatcttcttcttctcaacaccCTTCTTCTGGTAAAGCTTGAGAACAAACTTTGTAGGCGCCTTCTTCCCACCAGAGAACTGAATCTGATGCCATCCGTCTTCGCCGCTGCTCTTCTCCCCACGTCCTATCATCAACtcttcatcctcctcctcctcgccTACTTGCAGTGTAAAGTCTTCTACTACCTCCATATCAATCCCAAGAATCCACCGCGACGACCCTCCTGTCTCCATCGAAACCGCCATGATTCTTCTCTCGTCGTCTCCTCTCCCTTTCTCGTCGTTTACCACACGCAGAACTGGTACATCGCTCTTGTCCCATCCAACCTCGGCGTCCTTCTTGCTCACACAACTGTACTTAGCTTCAAAACTGACGAAATCTACCTTGTTCTCTCTCCCACAGCTGAACCCTTCCTTGATCTGCTCTGCTTCCACGTTCAGGTTTCCAGGAGTGTTTGAGGATAGAGAAATGAACGACGCTTGTTCTTCCCCGCTTGCATCCACAACATGTACTACCTATACATGTTTACAACCACattaaaagaattaaacaaCTTCCACTGAAACGAGAGAATCAATAGGACTACTTACATTTACGGCTCTCACGGTGTCCTCAGTGAATGCAGGAAGAAAACCAGAAGCTACAAGAGCAAGAGAGAGGGCAGTGATGATGCATAGTGCAGTGACAATCGACCTTTTTGAACCTGGAGATCACAAGTTTGTCGTTAATGCTTAATCAAGTAAGAGTTTGTTAATTATAAGTGTCTAAAACAAAGTTTGGAGATGGAGGATTACCGGAGAGATGAATATAAGCCAGGAGGTATACCATAGTCAGACTTACGAAAGTAGCAATAACAACAGCAACCACAACATTGCCTAGCCATTCTGGAGTTCCACCTGGGTTCCTACACACCCAAAAACAACAGCTACATTATAAGGTTTGTTGAAGCTAAGAAGAAACAGACTCACAGAACCAATATTTATCATTACTTCTTTCATTAGTCGACCTTATTTACTAAGATTGACTATAAACTAATTACCTTTACATGGATTCATATTGGGaacattttctttctttctctaggTTTAGGCAAGAGAATCTTAGCCAGTTTATGATACTAACATAAAGTGGATCTCTCTTCATTCCTCAAAGGAaggaagaacatgaagaatCAATTTAGGTGAATCGATAACCAAAGGAAATCAAAAGCAGTTAAGGTATGTCTTTCCCTAATATCTCTCAAGCACACAATGATCAAAAAGACTCTTAATCTATCAGCCCTCTGATCAAGCATCTAACAGGATAGTGGCTAACAGTTTTTACCTGTCAAATCGAATGAGCATGCCGATCAATGTGCCAGCTAACCGGATAAAACCGCCAGCTGAAACCAAAAGTGGTACAGCCAAGCTGATAACGAGAGTTGCAAGTTTGAGGGGCTTTGGGAATCTGATTGGAGTTAAAGTCGCCTCAAGCAATCCATCTGCCCAACCATTACGTTTGAGCAAGTTAAGCTTAAGATAATCCAAAGGGAAACACCTTTTTTAAGGGAAACACCATTAGGCTTACATGCAAATGCAGGAGGAACGAGCCAAACCAGAGCGAGGTAAGTTGATCCAAGTTTATAATAGGTTCCAAAGACCAGAAGAACAAACCACTGAATAAAACCAGCTTTAAACAGCCATCTCTCAGCCTCAAGCTTAGCCAAATTATCCCGTAATGTTGGTGAGAGTTCCATATTGTTCGAGTTTCGGTTTGATGGTTTCTTCCGAAGGAAACTAAAGGCCAGGTGCTGACCACTTATTGACCCCAAAACCGCAGGCGATACAAACAATCCAATCGTCATCAATGGGTACGAAGCATAAGGCACAGGTGATGAAGAGATCCAGGGCAGTATGAAGGCAACAGCTACCGAGAAAGCTACTGAGAATATCCATGCGAGGATGAAACTCAAACAGGACAGAATCACCGACACAAGAGCCGGATAACCACCCATGAGGCAAGACATAACCCATATAAGCATCGATTGCATGATCACTGAAACATACATCATTGTCGCAAAGTTTTGCCTGTATACAACCATATACTTCCCCTGAGAATTGACAATAAGGAAAGACGTTAGTACATGGTATAATGAGAATTAAAAACAGAATAGTTAGTTGTGAAATCACCAGAATGTCAAAATAGATAGCTGCGTCCGAGCTCGATGTCTCGAGTGTTTTATCCTTTGGGAGATCAGAAGATGAACCAACACGGAGGAGGAAAGCAAGCATGTTTTCACCAAGATGCTGGAGAGATCCTGGTTTTATCAGCTCTATCTTATCATTCTGCCACGCaagcaaataaaatattacacatCTAAAAACAGgatcaaaacaaagaagaagataaattacCTTAGTGTGATAGACAGCAGTGTTATCTGCAAAAGCAAAGTCCAATCCTGAGAGACCAGCAACCTCCTTGTATACTTGAAAATCAGTCGCAGACTTTATGACTCCGGAAGTGAACAGATCCTGTCACAGTAAAGCAAAGACATATAGATGCATACATATAACAATGAAGGGGGCAAGGAGTAACAGTTGAAAAGTACATACCTGTCCCATGATCTGACCAGATGGATATTTTGCGGCCATGGCAAAGTTTTCAATAGCCCATGGACTCGGACCAGCCTACACCCAGAAAGGTCGAAACTCCCACTTGAATTGAATATAAGGGGCACTCCATGGAGACTCATCATAAGATTAAGGCACAAACAATGGTTGGGAATGAGAGTAGATAATACCTGAAAAATAGCGGACTTCCCACCCGCACCCATGGCCTCTAAATCAACAGCTAAACGTACTGTGGAACTCCATGGATGCTGCATCAGTCATTTACAGTTTCAGGAATTAAGAGATCTAATCACATCAACTCCACCAAGTCAAAAGAACCAGGTCAGTGAGTGATCATACTTACCTGAGTAATGAAGCTATGAGCGCCATTAAGACCTTCTTCCTCTCCAGTATTGAACAAGAAGATAACAGAGTTCTTAAATCCATGAGCAGACTGTGAAACAGACCGAGCTAGCTCCAGCATTACAGCTACACACGAACTACAATCTCCAGCCCCACCTCTTCATACATTTAACAAACCAAGTAAACAACACACATAATTCTAAAAGTCAATTGATAGGAGATGAAGCGACACAATACATACGTTGAGAAGACAGTATCAATGTGAGAGGAGACAAGGATAGCATTCTCTCCTGCTTCTGATTCATACTTGGGCATGATTCTCACTACAATGTGACTTATATCTGAATACACAAGCGACTTCCCTTTAAAAAGACCACCcacaagccggttcacaccgGATTTAGACTCGAAGAAGTCAACATTCACATCAACATCAAAGTGAGCAGTCTCTTTAACTTGCTCAACTTCCGCCAGCACATACTGCAAAAGATAAAAAAGACTTTTAAAATACACAAATTACGAAACAAAAATGGCAACAAAGACAAACCTAACAACCTCAAGGGCGTGGAGAAGAGCATCAGAAGAAACAGGATGGGGACCAAACTGAGTCAAAGCCGTGACGTGTTTCATAGCCTGAATCTCGGAGAAACCCCTTTTGCCAGCTTGTTTAGCGGTTAAGGGACGAGGTAGGTTCCCGTGCTGGTGGTTGTAAACAGCCCAGGACGAGTATATGATGAGAATCAACACTGAGAACCATGTTTTCCCCGACCTTCTAACATCAACCACCTTCTTATCAAGGACATCGTTGTTGTTATCGGTTTGTTGACTGGAAGATGATGGCTCTGACGCCGAATCTGAAACCGCCTTGGGATGACGCTTCCTCATCGTGCTCTAGTGAAAACAGAGGGGTTTGATGAGGAATTAAAACCAAATCGTGATAGATGAATCATAGAACAGAACAATTTAGTACCTGAGTGAGTTGGTTCCTCGCGAGCTGTTGTGTCTTGTTGTCTTCCTTCCCCGACGGAATTAGACTCGGGAGAAGCACGAGACGATGTGATTTTTTTCCGaaaacagcaacaacaacaacaacaaaaaaaatctcaattaaTGAAGATTATAAGGTTGACCACCTATAATAAGTTTCAATCAAataaatgataattatatttttgaccAATCAAATATTTGCTCCACTGTAACAAGATACAGTAAATTAAAAATGCTAAGACTAtggtattttataatttataaagctattaatttacaaaaaaaaaaaaattattttttagatatCTGTATTTTAGAATATACTTTCTGTGAAgtaaaaaatgaagaagttaATTTCACATCTTAAATAAattcattatattatattatttagggtatATATCATAAGAGATAGGTTTTAGATACTAAATAttaccaaaatattttgaaatgttaagaaaaaatgTTGAAAGTATAaggtaaataatataatattttatttgtacttACATAAATTGCATGTATAAACATTattaacttataattttaataggattatacatattaaattaggatttttcaaaaatattatctcattatatttcttaattatgttttatattgaacCAACTAAATTTATAaccgttaaattttttttaatttgtcacgtttattaatttatcgaatttTCACTATACATTTATATCTGAAACTTAAAACAAATACTAGAACTCTTTGTAAACAAACTTGATTTTTAGTTCAAGTATAATATTTAGAATTATATGCTAACCATTactcttatttatttaataagttttaaataataatatagattatttaaactaatgatttggctaaaattattaaaatatgacaataagCAGAATAACCaactaacaaaaattataagaacataacaaataaataaagtaataatatgacaaataaacaaaatcaatttgcaaataataatatagatagatagattaaATTCAACATTCTTTTTGCCAATATATTCAATACTTTATAAAAAATTCATATCATTTTGATCGGACTAGTCCAAAGTTTTGTTCACTTTCACCcaaaaaactatatttcaacTACAAAAGATAAGATTTTAGGACGACAACACGTTTCAGGATCGATCTACATATTAGGTGGAATTAAATTATATTGTTCCTAGACACCTACATGGATATAAGCCCTTGCTTTTAGTCCACTTGAATACTGACAAAGAGATAAATTATATCCATGTATTCTCTGTAATTTCTCTTGAAAATTAGTCTAAACCATTACATAGATCCGAGATATTTTGCatgttaataaaaaattataaaagaaaaaagaaagttgTTGTCAAAGTGAGGTATGAAAGAATCATCATATATAAAACTTATGTTAATTCGTACAAGCAAATAATTAAGAAAgtttatttgaataaatctcacatAAGCCTAGCTAGGCGTTAGCGTTCGGAACCCATCGAATTCGGATTGATTGATTcgaatttttggattttatttgTATTGTGCTTATAACTTTTATTCGGGTTTTACTAATTATTAGATCAGGTTCGATTCAATTTTTTCTGGGTTCAGTTCGAATcatattataattaatgtcTAGAATTACCCATGAATatcttttaaactaaaaaattgacaaaaaaaattctaaaaatatataaattatttaaaatctaaCTGAAAACTAATTCAATTGTCTAAAccaactaaaattattaaaaataacaaataaagaaaactacaaaatatataaaatactctACAATATCTAAATTaccttaacatatataaaatataatatattttattaatttcgaatatttcactacaagaaaacaaatgcttaacgacgaaaattaacgaggaaaaacaatcctcgtaaatttgcgtcgagtttacgacgaatttacgtgaaaaactaaagtcatcgttatttcctcgtaacgtaacgacaaaactgtttcgtcgtaaagtggatgtaattttacgagtattttacgaggaaaatctatttcctcgtaaatacgacgtaaactttgcgtggtatttacgagggaatagtttacgtatatttagcgaggaaatttttgaatccaccaacttcataggtgttacacgttttttttgcccacctaattaattttcgtcgaaaat contains these protein-coding regions:
- the LOC106396617 gene encoding endoplasmic reticulum metallopeptidase 1, whose protein sequence is MRKRHPKAVSDSASEPSSSSQQTDNNNDVLDKKVVDVRRSGKTWFSVLILIIYSSWAVYNHQHGNLPRPLTAKQAGKRGFSEIQAMKHVTALTQFGPHPVSSDALLHALEYVLAEVEQVKETAHFDVDVNVDFFESKSGVNRLVGGLFKGKSLVYSDISHIVVRIMPKYESEAGENAILVSSHIDTVFSTGGAGDCSSCVAVMLELARSVSQSAHGFKNSVIFLFNTGEEEGLNGAHSFITQHPWSSTVRLAVDLEAMGAGGKSAIFQAGPSPWAIENFAMAAKYPSGQIMGQDLFTSGVIKSATDFQVYKEVAGLSGLDFAFADNTAVYHTKNDKIELIKPGSLQHLGENMLAFLLRVGSSSDLPKDKTLETSSSDAAIYFDILGKYMVVYRQNFATMMYVSVIMQSMLIWVMSCLMGGYPALVSVILSCLSFILAWIFSVAFSVAVAFILPWISSSPVPYASYPLMTIGLFVSPAVLGSISGQHLAFSFLRKKPSNRNSNNMELSPTLRDNLAKLEAERWLFKAGFIQWFVLLVFGTYYKLGSTYLALVWLVPPAFAYGLLEATLTPIRFPKPLKLATLVISLAVPLLVSAGGFIRLAGTLIGMLIRFDRNPGGTPEWLGNVVVAVVIATFVSLTMVYLLAYIHLSGSKRSIVTALCIITALSLALVASGFLPAFTEDTVRAVNVVHVVDASGEEQASFISLSSNTPGNLNVEAEQIKEGFSCGRENKVDFVSFEAKYSCVSKKDAEVGWDKSDVPVLRVVNDEKGRGDDERRIMAVSMETGGSSRWILGIDMEVVEDFTLQVGEEEEDEELMIGRGEKSSGEDGWHQIQFSGGKKAPTKFVLKLYQKKGVEKKKMQRPVLKLRTDFDRITPQVQRVLERLPTYCSQFGKSTSPFTLAFLASLPYTK
- the LOC106390780 gene encoding heat shock factor-binding protein-like, with the protein product MDGHDSEDTKQSTADMTAFVQNLLQQMQSRFQTMSDSIITKIDDMGGRINELEQSINDLRAEMGVEGTPPAASKSGDEPKTPPSST
- the LOC106394593 gene encoding uveal autoantigen with coiled-coil domains and ankyrin repeats — protein: MADQTTDSTSPSALVSASSPKKENTNPVDSKLTELSESRAELLNRIQNLKQDLQSWRGKLDTQVQVYREELSGLKKTLNLEVEQLREEFKDLKTTLNQQQDDVSASLKSLGLQENSKDSEGQMDKKSEAKEEKVEPLLIDENAKEAEHH